In the Roseofilum reptotaenium CS-1145 genome, one interval contains:
- a CDS encoding phycobilisome rod-core linker polypeptide, with amino-acid sequence MNLPLLTYPLSSQNQRVKNYEIPGDEQPRIYSAENLPKGTEIDEIIWAGYRQVFNEQQMIAFNRQLALESQFRHGEITVRGFMRGLALSDSFRRLNYDTNNNYRFVEMCIQRFLGREVYNPQEKLAWSIVLATKGLRGFIDQLLDTEEYQENFGDDIVPYQRRRILPQRSQGDLPFARMARYDASYLRQLQRLGLLRTFSNGVQDCSAAVYRRVLLIVPALAVVILITTLIFIAAPQ; translated from the coding sequence ATGAATCTTCCCCTTTTAACTTATCCACTGTCGAGCCAAAATCAGCGAGTCAAAAACTATGAAATTCCTGGGGATGAACAACCGAGGATTTACAGCGCTGAAAACTTGCCCAAAGGAACAGAAATCGATGAAATTATTTGGGCGGGTTATCGACAGGTGTTTAATGAACAACAAATGATCGCGTTTAATCGCCAACTTGCTTTAGAATCGCAATTCCGTCACGGCGAAATTACCGTGCGCGGTTTTATGCGCGGTTTGGCTCTTTCGGATTCGTTTCGGCGCTTGAATTACGACACCAATAATAATTATCGGTTTGTCGAAATGTGCATTCAACGCTTTTTAGGACGTGAAGTGTATAATCCTCAAGAAAAGCTGGCTTGGTCAATTGTTTTAGCCACCAAAGGATTGCGCGGATTTATCGATCAGTTGCTTGATACTGAAGAATATCAAGAAAACTTCGGAGATGATATTGTCCCGTATCAACGGCGGCGGATTTTGCCCCAGCGATCGCAAGGTGACCTTCCGTTTGCACGGATGGCCCGTTATGATGCCTCTTATCTGCGACAATTACAAAGGTTGGGATTATTGCGAACTTTTAGCAATGGAGTCCAAGATTGCAGTGCCGCAGTTTACCGTCGGGTGTTATTGATTGTTCCTGCACTTGCTGTAGTAATATTGATTACAACCTTGATCTTTATCGCTGCTCCTCAATAG
- a CDS encoding DUF309 domain-containing protein produces MCNQLPPEFWHGIQQFNQQEFYACHDTLEAIWLEASEPERTLYQGILQIAVGIYHLSNQNLRGAMILLGEGIGRLSRYQPEYAGLDIRKLLLQSKTLLTQLQEDSLNQTDQLDIAQYFQLFPKIELSDRTS; encoded by the coding sequence ATGTGTAATCAACTGCCCCCCGAATTTTGGCACGGCATTCAACAATTTAATCAACAAGAGTTTTATGCTTGTCACGATACCCTAGAAGCCATTTGGCTAGAAGCCTCTGAACCCGAACGCACGCTCTATCAAGGGATTTTGCAAATTGCTGTCGGTATTTATCATCTCAGTAATCAAAATTTGCGGGGGGCGATGATTCTACTTGGTGAAGGTATTGGCCGCTTAAGTCGCTATCAACCAGAATACGCCGGATTAGATATTCGCAAACTGCTCCTGCAAAGCAAAACGTTACTCACTCAACTGCAAGAAGACAGTCTTAATCAGACGGATCAGCTAGATATTGCTCAATATTTTCAACTATTTCCCAAAATCGAGTTAAGCGATCGCACTTCTTAA
- a CDS encoding chlorophyll a/b binding light-harvesting protein has product MAVSIFWKPAFQALGWSPGDNPQSGAPLLEGNTRFIDFSGRLLGAHVAHAGLIVLWAGAMTLFELSQFDPSQPMFEQNLILLPHLATLGWGVGDGGQIVDLYPYYLIGMLHLISSAVLGAGGIYHAVLGPDTLDIKGFGYDWKDGNKMTTILGIHLVLLGMGAALLVMKATRFGGIYDPLIEQVRLVQPNLDPGQIFGYLVGISPDGWTMTGMASVNSLEDVIGGHVWVSILCMSGGIFHIVSKPLDWAKQRLVWSAEAYLSYSLGALAIAGFSVACFVTVNDIAYPSAFYGPVGESGIRAVLSSVHAALGFIALVGHIWHAYRARIAEKGVRFNTFFDFVAKDVTLIVPTGLQIQQSE; this is encoded by the coding sequence ATGGCCGTATCAATCTTTTGGAAGCCAGCCTTCCAAGCCTTGGGCTGGTCTCCAGGCGACAATCCTCAATCTGGGGCCCCCTTACTCGAAGGAAATACTCGATTTATTGACTTTTCCGGGCGATTATTAGGAGCGCATGTTGCCCATGCGGGTTTAATCGTTCTCTGGGCAGGAGCCATGACTCTGTTTGAGCTTTCCCAGTTTGATCCCTCGCAACCGATGTTCGAGCAAAACCTGATCTTGCTGCCTCATCTAGCCACCCTTGGTTGGGGGGTAGGAGACGGAGGACAAATCGTGGATCTCTATCCCTACTACCTGATTGGGATGCTACACCTGATTAGCTCTGCTGTCCTAGGAGCGGGTGGAATTTACCACGCCGTTCTCGGGCCGGATACTTTGGATATCAAAGGATTTGGCTATGACTGGAAAGATGGCAACAAAATGACCACGATTCTCGGCATTCATCTCGTATTACTGGGAATGGGAGCGGCACTGCTGGTGATGAAAGCCACTCGCTTTGGGGGCATCTACGATCCCCTCATTGAACAAGTCCGCTTGGTGCAACCCAATCTCGATCCTGGACAAATCTTTGGTTATCTCGTGGGAATTAGTCCCGATGGCTGGACCATGACCGGCATGGCCAGCGTGAATAGCTTGGAAGATGTGATTGGAGGTCATGTCTGGGTGAGCATACTCTGCATGAGTGGGGGGATTTTTCACATCGTTTCTAAACCCCTCGATTGGGCCAAGCAAAGGCTGGTGTGGTCAGCAGAAGCCTATCTATCTTACAGCTTAGGAGCGCTGGCGATCGCCGGTTTCAGCGTCGCTTGCTTTGTCACCGTCAACGACATTGCTTATCCCAGTGCCTTTTACGGCCCGGTTGGTGAATCCGGAATCCGAGCCGTCCTCTCAAGCGTCCATGCCGCTCTTGGATTTATCGCCCTTGTTGGTCATATCTGGCACGCCTATCGGGCCCGCATAGCGGAAAAAGGAGTACGGTTTAACACGTTCTTTGACTTCGTAGCCAAAGATGTCACCTTAATCGTACCTACAGGCTTACAAATACAACAATCTGAATAG
- a CDS encoding chlorophyll a/b binding light-harvesting protein, whose amino-acid sequence MTSANLTSVAFPGSSPETDYVKDSVNPYSWSAGNFRFVNLSGKLLGAHIAHAGLIVLWAGAMTLFELSRLNPDLPIYNQGLILLPHLATLGIGVGGEGQIIDTVPYFSIGVVHLISSAILGAGGIYHAVLGPETLDVKGFGYDWENGGKMTSILGIHLVLLGMGALLLVLKATVVGGLYDPAIADVRLVTDPTLNPLTIFGYVVGITPDGWTLQGMAAVNNLEDVVGGHVWIGILCILGGIWHIYTQPTAWAKGLFVWSGEAYLSYSQAALAYMGYFAAYLVWVNETVYPSVFYGPAETLTVDGTITVRTWLMLFHIIFASLLLAGHFWHALRARAIAAGFVFSNMKFNPEALFGDTQFNQPLFSGIVQPYENDFQQGNLATPLNTSEISLTWVKNLPIYRKGLSPIARGLEIGMAHGYLLLGPFLKLGPLRDTDSALLAGFGSACGLVLILSICLFLYGSAIFQPGQKPRGVLPDNIKGYKDWSLFTSGFLVGGLGGVIFASFILLEISRAGLT is encoded by the coding sequence ATGACCAGCGCTAACTTAACTTCTGTAGCGTTTCCAGGAAGTTCTCCGGAAACCGACTACGTTAAAGATTCTGTTAATCCCTATTCCTGGTCGGCGGGTAACTTCCGCTTTGTCAATCTGTCGGGTAAGTTGCTCGGCGCTCATATTGCCCATGCAGGATTGATTGTCCTCTGGGCTGGGGCAATGACGTTGTTTGAACTCTCACGCCTCAATCCTGACTTGCCCATTTATAACCAAGGTCTGATCTTGTTGCCTCATCTGGCAACATTAGGGATTGGAGTGGGAGGTGAAGGACAAATTATTGATACCGTTCCCTATTTTTCCATTGGTGTGGTTCATTTAATCAGTTCTGCCATTCTGGGAGCTGGGGGGATCTATCATGCAGTCCTTGGCCCGGAAACCCTGGATGTAAAAGGGTTTGGCTATGACTGGGAAAATGGGGGCAAAATGACGAGCATTCTCGGCATTCACTTGGTGTTGCTGGGAATGGGGGCGCTGTTGCTAGTACTGAAGGCAACTGTAGTAGGAGGATTATACGATCCGGCGATCGCCGATGTTCGCTTGGTCACCGATCCCACACTCAACCCCCTAACCATTTTTGGCTATGTGGTAGGCATTACCCCCGATGGCTGGACACTGCAAGGTATGGCCGCAGTCAACAATCTAGAAGATGTGGTGGGCGGTCATGTATGGATCGGTATCCTCTGTATTTTAGGTGGAATTTGGCATATTTATACCCAGCCTACTGCTTGGGCTAAAGGGCTGTTTGTCTGGTCGGGTGAGGCTTATTTGTCTTACTCTCAGGCGGCTCTAGCTTACATGGGTTACTTCGCTGCCTACTTGGTTTGGGTGAATGAGACGGTCTATCCTTCCGTATTCTATGGCCCTGCTGAAACCTTAACGGTCGATGGCACCATCACTGTGCGGACTTGGTTAATGTTGTTTCATATCATTTTTGCCAGTTTGCTCTTAGCTGGTCATTTTTGGCACGCCCTGAGGGCACGGGCGATCGCGGCTGGGTTTGTCTTCAGTAACATGAAATTCAATCCAGAAGCCTTATTTGGGGATACTCAATTTAACCAACCCTTATTTTCAGGGATCGTGCAACCCTACGAAAATGATTTCCAACAAGGTAATCTGGCTACTCCCCTAAACACCAGTGAGATTAGTCTAACTTGGGTGAAAAATCTCCCTATTTATCGAAAAGGATTATCTCCCATTGCCCGAGGATTAGAAATTGGCATGGCCCACGGTTATTTGCTTCTGGGCCCATTTCTGAAACTAGGGCCCCTGCGCGATACAGATTCCGCTCTTTTAGCCGGATTTGGCAGTGCCTGCGGTTTAGTTCTGATTCTTAGTATTTGTCTGTTCTTATATGGATCGGCAATCTTTCAACCCGGACAAAAACCACGAGGTGTTCTACCCGATAACATCAAAGGCTACAAAGATTGGAGTTTATTCACTTCCGGCTTTCTAGTTGGGGGTTTAGGTGGCGTTATTTTTGCCAGTTTCATTTTGCTCGAAATCAGTCGAGCTGGACTGACCTAA
- the chlP gene encoding geranylgeranyl reductase has protein sequence MGIRVAVVGSGPAGASTAETLAKAGIETYLFERKLDNAKPCGGAIPLCMVSEFDLPPQIIDRRVRKMKMISPSNREVDINIEREDEYIGMCRREVLDGFMRDRAAELGATLINGTVQKLEIPTNSTDPYTLHYSDHSQGGTVGVAKTLQVDVVVGADGANSKVAKAIKAGDYNYAIAFQERIRIPDHLMNYYEDLAEMYVGDDVSPDFYAWVFPKYDHVAVGTGTMKVNQAKIKQLQAGIRARAAKRLVGGEIIKVEAHPIPEHPRPHRVRGRVALVGDAAGTVTKSSGEGIYFAAKSGRMCAEAIVEFSNNGQRIPTEDDLKVYIKRWDKKYGLTYKVLDILQQVFYRSDATREAFVEMCSDKDVQRLTFDSYLYKTVVPANPLIQMKITAKTIGSLLRGNALAP, from the coding sequence TTGGGTATAAGGGTTGCTGTAGTAGGATCGGGGCCAGCAGGTGCAAGCACTGCTGAGACCCTAGCAAAGGCAGGGATTGAAACTTATCTGTTTGAGCGTAAGCTAGACAACGCGAAACCCTGCGGTGGAGCTATTCCCCTCTGTATGGTCAGTGAATTTGACTTACCGCCTCAGATTATTGATCGGCGCGTAAGAAAGATGAAAATGATCTCGCCATCTAACAGAGAAGTTGATATTAATATAGAGCGGGAAGACGAATATATTGGTATGTGTCGCCGGGAAGTGCTAGATGGCTTCATGCGCGATCGCGCAGCCGAACTGGGCGCTACTTTAATTAACGGAACGGTCCAGAAACTGGAAATTCCCACCAATAGCACAGATCCCTATACCCTGCACTATAGTGACCATTCTCAGGGAGGCACGGTTGGAGTGGCGAAAACTCTCCAGGTTGATGTTGTCGTTGGTGCAGATGGAGCAAACTCCAAAGTCGCTAAAGCGATTAAAGCAGGAGACTATAACTACGCGATCGCCTTCCAAGAGCGTATCCGTATTCCCGATCATCTAATGAACTACTATGAAGACTTGGCGGAAATGTATGTCGGAGACGATGTATCGCCAGACTTCTACGCTTGGGTATTCCCCAAATACGACCATGTGGCTGTCGGAACGGGAACGATGAAAGTTAACCAAGCCAAAATTAAACAATTGCAAGCCGGAATTCGCGCTCGTGCTGCCAAGCGCTTGGTTGGCGGAGAAATTATCAAGGTGGAAGCCCACCCCATCCCCGAACATCCCCGTCCCCATCGAGTACGCGGTCGGGTTGCCCTCGTGGGTGATGCCGCAGGAACCGTAACCAAGTCTTCTGGAGAAGGAATTTACTTTGCTGCCAAGTCCGGTCGTATGTGTGCAGAGGCGATCGTCGAATTTTCCAACAACGGTCAACGCATTCCCACAGAAGACGATCTCAAGGTTTACATCAAACGCTGGGATAAGAAATATGGCCTGACCTACAAGGTACTCGATATCCTGCAACAGGTCTTCTATCGCAGCGATGCCACCCGCGAAGCCTTTGTCGAAATGTGTTCCGATAAGGACGTACAACGGCTAACCTTTGACAGCTACTTGTACAAAACCGTGGTTCCCGCGAATCCCTTGATCCAAATGAAGATTACTGCGAAAACCATTGGTAGCTTGCTCCGGGGTAATGCTTTAGCCCCTTAA
- a CDS encoding chlorophyll a/b binding light-harvesting protein: MAVATDTMQAIPWRAGNARLVNLSGKLLGAHVAHAGLIVLWAGSITLFEVSGYKPDQSLYEQGLIVLPNLARLGWGVGEGGQIIDTYPYFVIGVLHLISSAFLGAGGIFHALKGPKTLEQNFPFFGYRWDDANKMTTILGIHLVLLGIGAFLLVAKATILGGIYDPVVQNVRVVSNPTLDPSVIFGYFFGTQGKYWLASVDNLEDVIGGHIWIGAICIFGGIWHIQTTPFSWAKNLFVWSGEGYLSYSIGAVSLMAFIATLFVSVNSTVFPIEFYGPTLSLTFDRFPVFTSTNGALTVRVWLANAHFWLGFFFLQGHLFHALRAAGYSFVEGRVITSTRGQVS, from the coding sequence ATGGCAGTTGCCACTGACACCATGCAAGCCATTCCCTGGCGAGCCGGGAATGCTCGTCTGGTCAACCTTTCTGGAAAACTATTGGGCGCTCATGTAGCCCACGCTGGACTGATTGTACTCTGGGCCGGGTCAATTACCCTCTTTGAAGTATCGGGGTATAAACCCGATCAATCTCTGTACGAACAAGGACTGATTGTTCTGCCCAACCTCGCGCGCTTGGGTTGGGGAGTCGGAGAAGGAGGTCAAATCATTGATACTTATCCCTACTTCGTCATCGGGGTTTTGCATCTCATCAGCTCTGCGTTCCTGGGAGCTGGCGGAATATTCCACGCCCTCAAAGGGCCGAAGACTCTGGAACAAAACTTTCCCTTCTTCGGCTATCGCTGGGATGATGCCAACAAAATGACTACGATTCTTGGTATTCATCTGGTCTTACTCGGTATAGGCGCGTTTCTCCTTGTGGCCAAAGCCACGATCTTAGGAGGAATTTATGACCCTGTAGTACAAAATGTGCGCGTTGTCAGCAATCCTACCTTAGACCCCTCCGTGATTTTTGGTTATTTCTTTGGCACTCAAGGAAAATACTGGCTAGCCAGTGTGGACAACCTAGAAGATGTCATCGGTGGACATATTTGGATCGGTGCAATCTGCATTTTTGGTGGAATTTGGCACATCCAGACGACTCCATTCTCTTGGGCAAAAAACCTCTTTGTTTGGTCAGGTGAGGGCTATCTTTCGTATAGCATCGGTGCGGTTAGCCTAATGGCCTTTATCGCTACCTTGTTTGTCTCCGTTAACTCCACGGTATTTCCCATAGAATTTTACGGCCCTACCTTATCGTTAACGTTCGATCGCTTCCCGGTGTTTACCAGCACGAATGGTGCATTAACTGTACGGGTTTGGCTCGCCAACGCTCATTTTTGGCTGGGCTTCTTCTTTCTACAAGGTCATCTCTTCCATGCCTTGCGAGCAGCAGGATACAGCTTTGTTGAAGGCCGCGTCATTACATCGACACGAGGACAGGTAAGTTGA